The Prosthecobacter vanneervenii genome has a segment encoding these proteins:
- the ruvB gene encoding Holliday junction branch migration DNA helicase RuvB, with amino-acid sequence MPVNPALNEPDSPFDLALRPADFSEFHGQTKVKEQLLVMVEAAKMRGESLDHVLLCGPPGLGKTTLANLIANAVGTKLHTTSGPQIDRAGDLAGILTNLQERDILFIDEIHRLHPSIEEYLYPAIEDYRLDIIIDQGPKARTIRIDLPPFTLVGATTRAGMLTAPMRSRFGIPNRLDYYTPEEIQHILIRSARLMNVGIEPAGALEIARRSRGTPRIANHLLRWVRDYAQVKAQNIVTEEVAQQALTMRDIDESGLDEMDTRILETIIGKFDGGPVGMGSVAVAVGEDTSTLEDVHEPYLVMQGYLKRTPRGRVAMPAAYRKLGLIPPNTGQSELF; translated from the coding sequence ATGCCAGTGAATCCTGCGCTCAACGAACCCGACTCTCCCTTCGATCTGGCCCTGCGTCCGGCGGACTTTTCCGAGTTTCATGGACAGACCAAGGTCAAAGAACAGCTCCTAGTCATGGTGGAGGCTGCAAAGATGCGCGGGGAATCTCTGGATCATGTGCTGCTTTGCGGGCCGCCCGGCCTGGGCAAGACGACACTGGCCAACCTCATTGCCAACGCCGTGGGCACGAAACTGCACACCACCAGCGGCCCGCAGATTGACCGTGCGGGAGACTTGGCCGGCATCCTGACCAACCTTCAGGAACGCGACATCCTTTTCATCGACGAAATCCACCGCCTGCATCCCAGCATCGAGGAGTATCTGTACCCCGCCATTGAGGACTACCGGCTGGACATCATCATCGACCAGGGCCCCAAGGCACGGACGATCCGCATCGACCTGCCGCCTTTCACGCTAGTGGGAGCCACGACACGAGCAGGCATGCTCACCGCGCCCATGCGGTCGCGTTTTGGCATTCCGAACCGGCTGGACTACTACACGCCCGAGGAGATCCAGCACATCCTGATCCGCTCTGCACGGCTGATGAATGTGGGGATCGAACCCGCAGGTGCGCTGGAAATCGCACGGCGCTCACGCGGCACACCGCGCATCGCCAACCACCTGCTGCGCTGGGTGCGCGACTATGCCCAGGTGAAGGCGCAGAACATCGTCACCGAAGAGGTGGCACAGCAGGCGCTGACCATGCGCGACATTGACGAATCAGGGCTCGATGAAATGGACACTCGCATCCTGGAAACCATCATCGGCAAGTTTGACGGCGGTCCTGTCGGCATGGGGAGCGTGGCTGTGGCTGTGGGCGAGGATACGAGCACGCTGGAGGATGTGCACGAGCCCTACCTGGTGATGCAGGGCTACCTCAAACGCACGCCACGTGGACGTGTGGCCATGCCTGCGGCGTACCGAAAGCTGGGGCTGATTCCGCCGAACACGGGGCAGTCGGAGCTGTTTTAG